The region CGTCGACGCCCGCACCGAGGACATCGAGAAGTGGTACCTCGGCCGCTTCCGCAAGCTGCGCGAGACGGCCTTCCAGAACCCGTTCTCGTACTTCCGCAAGTACACCCAGGTCTCCGAGGACGAGGCCCTCGACTACGCCCGGAAGATGTGGCGGACCATCAACAAGCCCAACCTGCAACAGAATGTGGCCCCCACCCGCGGCCGCGCGAACCTGGTGCTCCGCAAGGGGCCGGACCACAAGGTGCAGCGGCTGTCGTTGCGCAAGCTCTAGGGAGTCGCACGCGTGCTGCATCTACGCCTGATCGTCCCCGACGACCGCACGGACGAGGTGCTCCGGCTGCTGGAGACGACCGTCGGGGTGACCCATCTGGTGGTGCTGAGCGGGGCGGCCCGCGACCCGCGGGGCGACGTGGTGATGTGCGATGTCGCCCGGGAGGCCGCCGACGGCCTGCTGGCCGGGCTCCGGGCCATGGAGCTGGACCGGACCGGTTCCATCGCGCTGGAGAACATCGACCTGTCGCTGTCCCGGCGGGCCGACCGGGCGGCGGACGACGCCCCCGGCGAGGGCGCCGACGCCGTGCTGTGGGAGTCGCTGTCCGACGCCACCCACGAGGAGTCCACGCTCTCCGCGACCTATCTGGCGTTCCTGACGGTCGCCACGATGATCGCGGCCTGTGGTGTGGTCCTCGACAACGCGGTCCTGATCGTCGGCGCGATGGCCGTGGGCCCGGAGTTCGGTCCGCTGGCCGGCATCTGCACCGCGCTCGTCCAGCGCGCGCCCCGGCTGGCCTGGCGCTCCCTCCAGGCGCTGCTCGTCGGATTCGCGGTGGCAATGGCAGTGACCGTCGGCTTCAGCCTCTTCATGGACGCGGTGGGCCTCTTCCACGTCGAGGCCCTGGAGGCCGCGCGCCCGAACACCAACTTCATCTACCGGCCCGACTGGTTCTCGTTCGTCGTCGCCGTACTCGCCGGTATCGCCGGGGTGCTGTCACTGACGTCCGCGAAATCGGGCGCCCTGGTCGGCGTGGCGATCTCCGTCACCACGGTCCCGGCCGCCGCCAACGCCGCGGTGGCGCTCGGCTACCAGGAGTACGGCCAGGCCTGGCACTCCATGGAACAGCTGCTGCTGAACCTGGCGGGCATCGTCCTGGCCGGCACCCTGACGCTGACCGCCCAGAAACTGCTGTGGGCCCGGCAGGGCACCGGGCTCCGGGCCCCCTAGGCCCCCCGCCGCTCACGTCACAGGCCCCGCCCGATGCCGGGCGGGGCCTGTGACGTACCGGGCCGGCAGAGCCGGACTAGCCCAATGCCGACTTGACCGCGTCGGCCAGCCGCTCGGCCACCGCCCGCGCCTGCTCGATGTCCGCGGCCTCCACCATCACCCGTACCAGCGGCTCCGTGCCGGACGGCCGCAGCAGCACCCGGCCGGTGGCGCCCAGCTCCCGCTCCGCCTCGGCGACCGCCGCGGTCAGCTCGGGAGAGGTGGTCACCCGCGACCTGTCGACGTCGGGGACGTTGATGAGGATCTGCGGCAGCCGCTCCATGACGCCCGCCAGTTCGCCCAGCGGCCGGCCGGTCGCGGCGACCCGGGCACCCAGCATCAGACCGGTCAGCGTGCCGTCACCGGTGGTGGCATGGTCCAGCACAATCACATGCCCGGACTGCTCACCGCCCAGCGCGAGGCCGTGCGCCTTCATCTCCTCCAGGACGTACCGGTCGCCGACCGCGGTCCGGACGAGGTCGATGCCCGCGCGCTCCATGGCGAGCTTGAAGCCCAGGTTGGACATCACGGTGGCGACGACGGTGTTCTTGCGCAGCATCCCCGCTTCCTGCATGCCGAGCGCCAGGACGGCCAGGATCTGGTCGCCGTCGACCTCGTTGCCCTCGCGGTCCACGGCCAGGCAGCGGTCCGCGTCACCGTCGTGGGCGACGCCCAGGTCCGCGCCGTGCTCGACCACGGCGGCGCGCAGCAGCCCCAGGTGGGTGGAGCCGCAGCCGTCGTTGATGTTCAGGCCGTCGGGCTCGGTGCCGATCGTGATGACGTCGGCGCCGGCCCGTGCGAAGGCCTCGGGCGAGACCCGCGCCGCCGCGCCGTGCGCACCGTCGATGACGACCTTCAGCCCGTCGAGGCGGTTGGGCAGCACGCCGACGAGGTGCGCGACGTAGTTGTCGAAGCCCTCGTCATAGACGGTGACCCGGCCCACACCGGCGCCGGTCGGCCGCTCCCAGGGCTCACCGGAGCTGTGCGCGCGGTAGGTCTGCTCGATCCGGTCCTCCAGCTCGTCGGCGAGCTTGTGGCCGCCGCGCGCGAAGAACTTGATCCCGTTGTCGGGCATCGGGTTGTGGCTGGCGGAGAGCATCACGCCGAGGTCCGCGCCGAGCGAGCCGGTCAGATACGCGACCGCCGGGGTCGGGAGCACACCCACCCGCAGCACGTCCACGCCCGCGCTGGCCAGGCCCGCGACGACCGCGGCCTCCAGGAACTCACCGGACGCGCGT is a window of Streptomyces caniferus DNA encoding:
- a CDS encoding DUF389 domain-containing protein — its product is MLHLRLIVPDDRTDEVLRLLETTVGVTHLVVLSGAARDPRGDVVMCDVAREAADGLLAGLRAMELDRTGSIALENIDLSLSRRADRAADDAPGEGADAVLWESLSDATHEESTLSATYLAFLTVATMIAACGVVLDNAVLIVGAMAVGPEFGPLAGICTALVQRAPRLAWRSLQALLVGFAVAMAVTVGFSLFMDAVGLFHVEALEAARPNTNFIYRPDWFSFVVAVLAGIAGVLSLTSAKSGALVGVAISVTTVPAAANAAVALGYQEYGQAWHSMEQLLLNLAGIVLAGTLTLTAQKLLWARQGTGLRAP
- the glmM gene encoding phosphoglucosamine mutase, giving the protein MGRLFGTDGVRGVANADLTAELALGLSVAAAHVLAEAGTFEGHRPVAVVGRDPRASGEFLEAAVVAGLASAGVDVLRVGVLPTPAVAYLTGSLGADLGVMLSASHNPMPDNGIKFFARGGHKLADELEDRIEQTYRAHSSGEPWERPTGAGVGRVTVYDEGFDNYVAHLVGVLPNRLDGLKVVIDGAHGAAARVSPEAFARAGADVITIGTEPDGLNINDGCGSTHLGLLRAAVVEHGADLGVAHDGDADRCLAVDREGNEVDGDQILAVLALGMQEAGMLRKNTVVATVMSNLGFKLAMERAGIDLVRTAVGDRYVLEEMKAHGLALGGEQSGHVIVLDHATTGDGTLTGLMLGARVAATGRPLGELAGVMERLPQILINVPDVDRSRVTTSPELTAAVAEAERELGATGRVLLRPSGTEPLVRVMVEAADIEQARAVAERLADAVKSALG